The Pelagibacterium halotolerans B2 genome has a segment encoding these proteins:
- a CDS encoding c-type cytochrome — protein MLIPTSTPELPQQITGDAKRGAYLARLSGCVTCHTSENGEPWAGGVALASDFGTFISPNITPNPEIGIGDWSFQEFVRAVRHGVAPDGTPYYPAFPFEFYATLTDRDLADMWAAVQEVPPSNFVPEENEVPLPFSIRQGVKLWRTFFYEPVDFVVDETKSTSWNRGRFMVEGPAHCAACHTPRNIAGGLDTDAQFAGASGGAAGWTAPPITTEALAEAGWTKESLIAALRTGLTPTGDAFGGAMAEVVHLSTSYLMDQHIEDMAEFLMDQ, from the coding sequence ATGCTCATCCCCACCTCCACTCCCGAATTGCCGCAGCAGATCACCGGTGACGCCAAGCGTGGTGCCTACCTGGCCCGCCTCTCGGGCTGCGTAACCTGCCACACGAGCGAAAACGGTGAGCCTTGGGCCGGTGGAGTTGCTTTGGCGTCTGACTTCGGCACCTTCATATCCCCAAACATTACCCCTAATCCTGAGATCGGCATCGGCGATTGGAGCTTCCAGGAATTCGTTCGGGCGGTAAGACACGGAGTCGCGCCCGATGGAACTCCATACTACCCGGCATTTCCGTTCGAATTTTATGCCACGCTTACAGATCGGGACCTGGCCGACATGTGGGCCGCTGTCCAGGAAGTTCCTCCATCCAATTTTGTGCCTGAAGAGAACGAGGTCCCTCTACCATTCAGCATTCGTCAGGGCGTGAAGCTCTGGCGCACCTTTTTCTACGAGCCTGTTGACTTCGTGGTCGACGAGACCAAATCGACATCGTGGAATCGTGGACGGTTTATGGTGGAGGGACCGGCCCATTGCGCTGCCTGTCACACGCCGAGAAACATTGCTGGCGGCTTGGATACTGACGCTCAGTTCGCTGGTGCCTCTGGGGGAGCTGCGGGTTGGACTGCACCCCCGATCACCACCGAGGCGCTTGCCGAGGCGGGCTGGACCAAGGAAAGCCTGATTGCGGCGCTACGCACCGGGCTTACCCCGACTGGCGATGCTTTTGGAGGTGCGATGGCTGAAGTCGTCCACCTCTCCACAAGCTATTTGATGGATCAGCATATCGAGGACATGGCTGAATTTTTGATGGATCAATGA
- a CDS encoding FixH family protein, whose amino-acid sequence MKAKGNSRRQKASGVSLVMVWTVGTLFFGLVLILASIPLVFKPAQRTPSVATLDTSGITVNVSASLADDRTLTVFIRLPVDRADIIDPRVQIVMTGHQMTVPANVLSAGPGAYQASAMLPMAGQWEVQVGIGDEIVRLPVDANPAGL is encoded by the coding sequence GTGAAAGCGAAAGGAAATAGCCGACGCCAGAAGGCGAGCGGAGTCTCGTTGGTGATGGTGTGGACAGTCGGGACCTTGTTTTTTGGCCTTGTCCTGATCCTTGCGAGCATTCCACTCGTTTTCAAGCCCGCACAGCGAACGCCCAGTGTAGCCACCCTCGATACGTCCGGCATCACGGTCAATGTCAGTGCCAGCTTGGCGGACGATAGAACCCTTACCGTATTCATCAGGTTGCCCGTGGATCGAGCCGATATCATCGATCCACGGGTTCAAATTGTGATGACTGGACATCAGATGACTGTGCCAGCCAACGTCTTATCGGCAGGTCCCGGAGCCTATCAAGCCAGTGCGATGCTTCCGATGGCCGGGCAGTGGGAGGTGCAGGTCGGCATCGGCGATGAGATCGTACGACTGCCGGTCGATGCGAACCCGGCTGGCCTGTAG
- a CDS encoding c-type cytochrome, which yields MKRAYLYALAFAGAATGCASAFAHNGATGIVADRMMGMMMLGEQMQALTPIINGSSDPSPGAIEEAAAMIAAHSGNAMTELFPEGTTEFPSEARPEIWEDWALFAQYAQQLESLAQELGRTTDQPTQETARVARNDWTSMDTSVLLGLAPKSDPENSRSDPETQSIRSAAAVATDIAGTCSACHTVFRK from the coding sequence ATGAAACGAGCATATTTGTATGCGCTGGCTTTTGCCGGCGCAGCAACGGGCTGTGCGTCCGCATTTGCGCACAACGGCGCCACCGGTATCGTCGCCGACAGGATGATGGGCATGATGATGTTGGGCGAGCAGATGCAGGCCCTGACGCCAATCATCAACGGCTCATCCGATCCAAGCCCCGGGGCAATTGAGGAGGCCGCAGCGATGATTGCGGCTCACTCCGGTAACGCAATGACTGAGTTGTTCCCTGAAGGCACTACGGAATTCCCTTCGGAAGCGCGTCCGGAAATATGGGAGGACTGGGCTCTTTTCGCTCAGTATGCCCAGCAACTGGAGAGCCTGGCCCAAGAGTTAGGAAGGACCACTGACCAACCGACGCAGGAGACCGCTCGGGTGGCGCGAAATGACTGGACAAGCATGGATACCTCGGTGCTGCTCGGACTGGCGCCGAAATCTGACCCCGAAAATTCACGCTCTGACCCGGAAACACAATCGATCAGAAGCGCTGCCGCGGTTGCAACCGATATCGCCGGCACCTGCTCGGCCTGCCACACGGTGTTTCGCAAGTGA